A stretch of the Aegilops tauschii subsp. strangulata cultivar AL8/78 chromosome 4, Aet v6.0, whole genome shotgun sequence genome encodes the following:
- the LOC109779572 gene encoding uncharacterized protein isoform X8 gives MDKAIRIFMLPLVPVPRAMVRSRSPKGGDDGRRRSTPRRSSDEQGGRKEKGPISLLVRNIPHNCRYEDLRVPFAKFGPVRDIYMPKDYYSGEPKGFAFIEFFDSHDASEAQYHMNHKLFCGREIKVEPATDKRKRPEDMRRRTGVRVHSGSKGHDLSRHGRSRSRSHSRSPRQGGRDRSRSHSPAPRRRGDYSASPKRKEECQAKSSGQSKEHDNDKKLGSCTPGGRSERHDTDNDSNERRATPNYSAAPKRTEACQTKSPRQANEHDEDKKHISFSPDRNNHRDADNGHNERDDYSTSSKRKGERLSKSLRLSKEHDEDKKRRSYSRDDRSDCRDADNSFKESQATTDAKRSCPRQRSPRPSAGSHSRRRDAYSASPKGKEERREQSPRQSKVHDKHRKRRSNTPDDRNDCHGADHSHNEMQGDCSTSPKIKEERQAKSSRESEEYNKDTKGRSCAPHDRNDHHDAVNGSREKPVTPDDEGSHACRRSPRPSSGSRSRKRDDCSASPKKKEESWAKSPKQSIEYKDEKRRSCTADDINGRHHAVNCYKKKRDGYSASPKIKEECRAESPRPTKEREDNGGIDRTDADNGYNERRAGPDSASQKRMEKPPQAKSQSQSKEYDNGKNRSYTHDDGKECRDADNVSKERKDYSAAGKRKEERQASLPRQSKEHDEHKKRGSYTRDDRNDLRDADNGSKERRKDYSASGKRKEERQASLPRQSKEHEEHKKRGCYTRDDRNDLCDADNGSKERKDYSAAGKRKEERQASLPRQSKEHDEHKKRGSYTPDDRDDPRDADNGSKERRNDYSASRKRMEDYRAKSSRQSNEHDDDKKRGSYTPDDRSHRSDADNRSRERGDFSASGQRKEEYLGKSPRQLKEHGDNKKRGSYTPADRNDLRDVDNGCNEKLATDDGSRSPCPGRRSPRPS, from the exons ATGGATAAAGCTATTCGTATATTCATGCTGCCACTAGTGCCG GTGCCACGAGCAATGGTGAGGAGCCGCTCTCCCAAGGGCGGAGATGACGGCAGGCGACGAAGCACTCCTAGGAGAAGTTctgatgagcaaggaggaaggaaGGAAAAAGGTCCTATAAGCCTCTTGGTGCGTAACATCCCTCATAACTGCAG ATATGAAGATCTTCGAGTTCCTTTTGCAAAGTTTGGTCCTGTTCGGGATATTTACATGCCAAAAGATTACTACAGTGG GGAGCCAAAAGGGTTTGCTTTTATTGAGTTTTTTGACTCCCATGATGCTTCTGAGGCGCAATATCACATGAACCATAAGTTGTTTTGCGGACGTGAGATTAAAGTTGAGCCTGCCACAGATAAACGGAAAAGGCCCGAAGACATGCGTAGACGAACTGGAGTAAG AGTTCATTCTGGTTCTAAAGGGCACGATCTTTCTCGCCATG GACGGTCTCGTTCTCGTTCACACTCCCGTTCTCCTCGCCAAGGTGGTCGTGATAGATCACG GTCACATTCTCCTGCCCCAAGAAGGCGTGGTGACTACTCTGCTTCACCAAAGAGAAAGGAAGAGTGCCAGGCAAAATCATCAGGACAATCAAAAGAACATGACAACGATAAGAAGCTGGGATCCTGTACTCCTGGTGGTAGAAGTGAACGTCATGACACTGATAATGATTCCAATGA GAGGCGGGCAACACCTAACTATTCTGCTGCACCAAAGAGAACGGAAGCGTGCCAGACAAAATCACCAAGGCAGGCAAATGAACATGATGAGGATAAGAAGCATATATCTTTTAGTCCTGATAGAAACAACCACCGTGATGCTGACAATGGCCACAATGA GCGAGATGACTACTCTACTTCATCAAAGAGAAAGGGAGAACGCTTGTCAAAATCACTAAGATTGTCCAAAGAACATGATGAGGATAAGAAGCGGAGATCCTATAGTCGTGATGATCGAAGTGACTGCCGTGATGCTGATAATAGTTTCAAAGA GAGCCAGGCAACAACTGATGCTAAGAGATCCTGTCCCCGCCAGAGGTCACCCAGACCATCCGCTGGATCACACTCAAGAAGGCGAGATGCCTACTCTGCTTCCCCAAAGGGAAAAGAAGAGCGTCGGGAACAATCACCAAGACAGTCAAAAGTACATGATAAACATAGGAAGCGGAGATCCAATACTCCTGATGATAGAAATGACTGTCATGGTGCTGATCATAGTCACAACGA AATGCAAGGTGACTGCTCTACTTCACCAAAGATTAAGGAAGAGCGCCAGGCAAAATCATCAAGAGAGTCAGAAGAATATAACAAGGATACAAAGGGGAGATCCTGTGCCCCTCATGATAGAAATGACCACCATGATGCAGTTAATGGTTCCAGAGA GAAGCCGGTAACACCTGACGATGAGGGGTCCCATGCCTGCCGGAGGTCACCCAGACCATCTTCTGGATCACGCTCAAGAAAGCGAGATGACTGTTCTGCTTCCccaaagaaaaaggaagagagctGGGCAAAGTCACCAAAGCAGTCCATTGAATACAAGGATGAAAAGAGGAGGTCATGTACTGCTGATGATATAAATGGCCGACATCATGCTGTTAATTGTTACAAGAA AAAGCGAGATGGCTACTCTGCTTCCCCAAAGATAAAGGAGGAGTGCAGGGCGGAATCACCACGACCGACAAAAGAACGTGAGGATAATGGTGGAATAGACCGTACTGATGCTGACAATGGCTACAATGA GAGGCGTGCAGGACCTGACTCTGCTTCACAGAAGAGAATGGAAAAGCCTCCCCAAGCAAAATCACAAAGCCAGTCGAAAGAATATGATAACGGTAAGAACAGATCCTATACCCATGATGATGGAAAGGAGTGCCGCGATGCTGATAATGTTTCCAAAGA GCGAAAGGACTACTCAGCTGCTGGAAAGAGAAAGGAAGAGCGCCAGGCAAGTTTACCAAGACAATCAAAGGAACATGATGAACATAAGAAGAGGGGATCCTATACTCGTGATGATAGAAATGACCTCCGTGATGCTGATAATGGTTCCAAAGA AAGGCGAAAGGACTACTCAGCTTCTGGAAAGAGAAAGGAAGAGCGCCAGGCAAGTTTACCAAGACAATCAAAGGAACATGAGGAGCATAAGAAGAGGGGATGCTATACTCGTGATGATAGAAATGACCTCTGTGATGCTGATAATGGTTCCAAAGA GCGAAAGGACTACTCAGCTGCTGGAAAGAGAAAGGAAGAGCGCCAGGCAAGTTTACCAAGACAATCAAAGGAACATGATGAGCATAAGAAGAGGGGATCCTATACTCCTGATGATAGAGATGACCCCCGTGATGCTGATAATGGTTCCAAAGA AAGGCGAAATGATTACTCAGCTTCCCGAAAGAGAATGGAGGACTACAGAGCAAAATCATCAAGACAATCAAACGAACATGATGATGATAAGAAAAGGGGATCGTATACTCCCGATGATAGAAGCCACCGCTCCGATGCTGATAATCGTTCGAGAGA GCGAGGTGACTTCTCAGCTTCCGGACAGAGAAAGGAAGAGTACCTGGGAAAATCACCAAGACAGTTAAAGGAACATGGTGACAATAAGAAGAGGGGGTCATATACGCCTGCTGATAGAAATGACCTCCGTGATGTTGATAATGGTTGCAATGA GAAGCTGGCAACAGATGACGGTAGCCGTAGCCCCTGCCCTGGCCGGAGGTCGCCGCGACCATCTTAG
- the LOC109779572 gene encoding uncharacterized protein isoform X14, with the protein MDKAIRIFMLPLVPVPRAMVRSRSPKGGDDGRRRSTPRRSSDEQGGRKEKGPISLLVRNIPHNCRYEDLRVPFAKFGPVRDIYMPKDYYSGEPKGFAFIEFFDSHDASEAQYHMNHKLFCGREIKVEPATDKRKRPEDMRRRTGVRVHSGSKGHDLSRHGRSRSRSHSRSPRQGGRDRSRSHSPAPRRRGDYSASPKRKEECQAKSSGQSKEHDNDKKLGSCTPGGRSERHDTDNDSNERRATPNYSAAPKRTEACQTKSPRQANEHDEDKKHISFSPDRNNHRDADNGHNERDDYSTSSKRKGERLSKSLRLSKEHDEDKKRRSYSRDDRSDCRDADNSFKESQATTDAKRSCPRQRSPRPSAGSHSRRRDAYSASPKGKEERREQSPRQSKVHDKHRKRRSNTPDDRNDCHGADHSHNEMQGDCSTSPKIKEERQAKSSRESEEYNKDTKGRSCAPHDRNDHHDAVNGSREKPVTPDDEGSHACRRSPRPSSGSRSRKRDDCSASPKKKEESWAKSPKQSIEYKDEKRRSCTADDINGRHHAVNCYKKKRDGYSASPKIKEECRAESPRPTKEREDNGGIDRTDADNGYNERRAGPDSASQKRMEKPPQAKSQSQSKEYDNGKNRSYTHDDGKECRDADNVSKERKDYSAAGKRKEERQASLPRQSKEHDEHKKRGSYTRDDRNDLRDADNGSKERKDYSASGKRKEERQASLPRQSKEHEEHKKRGCYTRDDRNDLCDADNGSKERKDYSAAGKRKEERQASLPRQSKEHDEHKKRGSYTPDDRDDPRDADNGSKERNDYSASRKRMEDYRAKSSRQSNEHDDDKKRGSYTPDDRSHRSDADNRSRERGDFSASGQRKEEYLGKSPRQLKEHGDNKKRGSYTPADRNDLRDVDNGCNEKLATDDGSRSPCPGRRSPRPS; encoded by the exons ATGGATAAAGCTATTCGTATATTCATGCTGCCACTAGTGCCG GTGCCACGAGCAATGGTGAGGAGCCGCTCTCCCAAGGGCGGAGATGACGGCAGGCGACGAAGCACTCCTAGGAGAAGTTctgatgagcaaggaggaaggaaGGAAAAAGGTCCTATAAGCCTCTTGGTGCGTAACATCCCTCATAACTGCAG ATATGAAGATCTTCGAGTTCCTTTTGCAAAGTTTGGTCCTGTTCGGGATATTTACATGCCAAAAGATTACTACAGTGG GGAGCCAAAAGGGTTTGCTTTTATTGAGTTTTTTGACTCCCATGATGCTTCTGAGGCGCAATATCACATGAACCATAAGTTGTTTTGCGGACGTGAGATTAAAGTTGAGCCTGCCACAGATAAACGGAAAAGGCCCGAAGACATGCGTAGACGAACTGGAGTAAG AGTTCATTCTGGTTCTAAAGGGCACGATCTTTCTCGCCATG GACGGTCTCGTTCTCGTTCACACTCCCGTTCTCCTCGCCAAGGTGGTCGTGATAGATCACG GTCACATTCTCCTGCCCCAAGAAGGCGTGGTGACTACTCTGCTTCACCAAAGAGAAAGGAAGAGTGCCAGGCAAAATCATCAGGACAATCAAAAGAACATGACAACGATAAGAAGCTGGGATCCTGTACTCCTGGTGGTAGAAGTGAACGTCATGACACTGATAATGATTCCAATGA GAGGCGGGCAACACCTAACTATTCTGCTGCACCAAAGAGAACGGAAGCGTGCCAGACAAAATCACCAAGGCAGGCAAATGAACATGATGAGGATAAGAAGCATATATCTTTTAGTCCTGATAGAAACAACCACCGTGATGCTGACAATGGCCACAATGA GCGAGATGACTACTCTACTTCATCAAAGAGAAAGGGAGAACGCTTGTCAAAATCACTAAGATTGTCCAAAGAACATGATGAGGATAAGAAGCGGAGATCCTATAGTCGTGATGATCGAAGTGACTGCCGTGATGCTGATAATAGTTTCAAAGA GAGCCAGGCAACAACTGATGCTAAGAGATCCTGTCCCCGCCAGAGGTCACCCAGACCATCCGCTGGATCACACTCAAGAAGGCGAGATGCCTACTCTGCTTCCCCAAAGGGAAAAGAAGAGCGTCGGGAACAATCACCAAGACAGTCAAAAGTACATGATAAACATAGGAAGCGGAGATCCAATACTCCTGATGATAGAAATGACTGTCATGGTGCTGATCATAGTCACAACGA AATGCAAGGTGACTGCTCTACTTCACCAAAGATTAAGGAAGAGCGCCAGGCAAAATCATCAAGAGAGTCAGAAGAATATAACAAGGATACAAAGGGGAGATCCTGTGCCCCTCATGATAGAAATGACCACCATGATGCAGTTAATGGTTCCAGAGA GAAGCCGGTAACACCTGACGATGAGGGGTCCCATGCCTGCCGGAGGTCACCCAGACCATCTTCTGGATCACGCTCAAGAAAGCGAGATGACTGTTCTGCTTCCccaaagaaaaaggaagagagctGGGCAAAGTCACCAAAGCAGTCCATTGAATACAAGGATGAAAAGAGGAGGTCATGTACTGCTGATGATATAAATGGCCGACATCATGCTGTTAATTGTTACAAGAA AAAGCGAGATGGCTACTCTGCTTCCCCAAAGATAAAGGAGGAGTGCAGGGCGGAATCACCACGACCGACAAAAGAACGTGAGGATAATGGTGGAATAGACCGTACTGATGCTGACAATGGCTACAATGA GAGGCGTGCAGGACCTGACTCTGCTTCACAGAAGAGAATGGAAAAGCCTCCCCAAGCAAAATCACAAAGCCAGTCGAAAGAATATGATAACGGTAAGAACAGATCCTATACCCATGATGATGGAAAGGAGTGCCGCGATGCTGATAATGTTTCCAAAGA GCGAAAGGACTACTCAGCTGCTGGAAAGAGAAAGGAAGAGCGCCAGGCAAGTTTACCAAGACAATCAAAGGAACATGATGAACATAAGAAGAGGGGATCCTATACTCGTGATGATAGAAATGACCTCCGTGATGCTGATAATGGTTCCAAAGA GCGAAAGGACTACTCAGCTTCTGGAAAGAGAAAGGAAGAGCGCCAGGCAAGTTTACCAAGACAATCAAAGGAACATGAGGAGCATAAGAAGAGGGGATGCTATACTCGTGATGATAGAAATGACCTCTGTGATGCTGATAATGGTTCCAAAGA GCGAAAGGACTACTCAGCTGCTGGAAAGAGAAAGGAAGAGCGCCAGGCAAGTTTACCAAGACAATCAAAGGAACATGATGAGCATAAGAAGAGGGGATCCTATACTCCTGATGATAGAGATGACCCCCGTGATGCTGATAATGGTTCCAAAGA GCGAAATGATTACTCAGCTTCCCGAAAGAGAATGGAGGACTACAGAGCAAAATCATCAAGACAATCAAACGAACATGATGATGATAAGAAAAGGGGATCGTATACTCCCGATGATAGAAGCCACCGCTCCGATGCTGATAATCGTTCGAGAGA GCGAGGTGACTTCTCAGCTTCCGGACAGAGAAAGGAAGAGTACCTGGGAAAATCACCAAGACAGTTAAAGGAACATGGTGACAATAAGAAGAGGGGGTCATATACGCCTGCTGATAGAAATGACCTCCGTGATGTTGATAATGGTTGCAATGA GAAGCTGGCAACAGATGACGGTAGCCGTAGCCCCTGCCCTGGCCGGAGGTCGCCGCGACCATCTTAG
- the LOC109779572 gene encoding uncharacterized protein isoform X10, protein MDKAIRIFMLPLVPVPRAMVRSRSPKGGDDGRRRSTPRRSSDEQGGRKEKGPISLLVRNIPHNCRYEDLRVPFAKFGPVRDIYMPKDYYSGEPKGFAFIEFFDSHDASEAQYHMNHKLFCGREIKVEPATDKRKRPEDMRRRTGVRVHSGSKGHDLSRHGRSRSRSHSRSPRQGGRDRSRSHSPAPRRRGDYSASPKRKEECQAKSSGQSKEHDNDKKLGSCTPGGRSERHDTDNDSNERRATPNYSAAPKRTEACQTKSPRQANEHDEDKKHISFSPDRNNHRDADNGHNERDDYSTSSKRKGERLSKSLRLSKEHDEDKKRRSYSRDDRSDCRDADNSFKESQATTDAKRSCPRQRSPRPSAGSHSRRRDAYSASPKGKEERREQSPRQSKVHDKHRKRRSNTPDDRNDCHGADHSHNEMQGDCSTSPKIKEERQAKSSRESEEYNKDTKGRSCAPHDRNDHHDAVNGSREKPVTPDDEGSHACRRSPRPSSGSRSRKRDDCSASPKKKEESWAKSPKQSIEYKDEKRRSCTADDINGRHHAVNCYKKKRDGYSASPKIKEECRAESPRPTKEREDNGGIDRTDADNGYNERRAGPDSASQKRMEKPPQAKSQSQSKEYDNGKNRSYTHDDGKECRDADNVSKERKDYSAAGKRKEERQASLPRQSKEHDEHKKRGSYTRDDRNDLRDADNGSKERRKDYSASGKRKEERQASLPRQSKEHEEHKKRGCYTRDDRNDLCDADNGSKERKDYSAAGKRKEERQASLPRQSKEHDEHKKRGSYTPDDRDDPRDADNGSKERNDYSASRKRMEDYRAKSSRQSNEHDDDKKRGSYTPDDRSHRSDADNRSRERRGDFSASGQRKEEYLGKSPRQLKEHGDNKKRGSYTPADRNDLRDVDNGCNEKLATDDGSRSPCPGRRSPRPS, encoded by the exons ATGGATAAAGCTATTCGTATATTCATGCTGCCACTAGTGCCG GTGCCACGAGCAATGGTGAGGAGCCGCTCTCCCAAGGGCGGAGATGACGGCAGGCGACGAAGCACTCCTAGGAGAAGTTctgatgagcaaggaggaaggaaGGAAAAAGGTCCTATAAGCCTCTTGGTGCGTAACATCCCTCATAACTGCAG ATATGAAGATCTTCGAGTTCCTTTTGCAAAGTTTGGTCCTGTTCGGGATATTTACATGCCAAAAGATTACTACAGTGG GGAGCCAAAAGGGTTTGCTTTTATTGAGTTTTTTGACTCCCATGATGCTTCTGAGGCGCAATATCACATGAACCATAAGTTGTTTTGCGGACGTGAGATTAAAGTTGAGCCTGCCACAGATAAACGGAAAAGGCCCGAAGACATGCGTAGACGAACTGGAGTAAG AGTTCATTCTGGTTCTAAAGGGCACGATCTTTCTCGCCATG GACGGTCTCGTTCTCGTTCACACTCCCGTTCTCCTCGCCAAGGTGGTCGTGATAGATCACG GTCACATTCTCCTGCCCCAAGAAGGCGTGGTGACTACTCTGCTTCACCAAAGAGAAAGGAAGAGTGCCAGGCAAAATCATCAGGACAATCAAAAGAACATGACAACGATAAGAAGCTGGGATCCTGTACTCCTGGTGGTAGAAGTGAACGTCATGACACTGATAATGATTCCAATGA GAGGCGGGCAACACCTAACTATTCTGCTGCACCAAAGAGAACGGAAGCGTGCCAGACAAAATCACCAAGGCAGGCAAATGAACATGATGAGGATAAGAAGCATATATCTTTTAGTCCTGATAGAAACAACCACCGTGATGCTGACAATGGCCACAATGA GCGAGATGACTACTCTACTTCATCAAAGAGAAAGGGAGAACGCTTGTCAAAATCACTAAGATTGTCCAAAGAACATGATGAGGATAAGAAGCGGAGATCCTATAGTCGTGATGATCGAAGTGACTGCCGTGATGCTGATAATAGTTTCAAAGA GAGCCAGGCAACAACTGATGCTAAGAGATCCTGTCCCCGCCAGAGGTCACCCAGACCATCCGCTGGATCACACTCAAGAAGGCGAGATGCCTACTCTGCTTCCCCAAAGGGAAAAGAAGAGCGTCGGGAACAATCACCAAGACAGTCAAAAGTACATGATAAACATAGGAAGCGGAGATCCAATACTCCTGATGATAGAAATGACTGTCATGGTGCTGATCATAGTCACAACGA AATGCAAGGTGACTGCTCTACTTCACCAAAGATTAAGGAAGAGCGCCAGGCAAAATCATCAAGAGAGTCAGAAGAATATAACAAGGATACAAAGGGGAGATCCTGTGCCCCTCATGATAGAAATGACCACCATGATGCAGTTAATGGTTCCAGAGA GAAGCCGGTAACACCTGACGATGAGGGGTCCCATGCCTGCCGGAGGTCACCCAGACCATCTTCTGGATCACGCTCAAGAAAGCGAGATGACTGTTCTGCTTCCccaaagaaaaaggaagagagctGGGCAAAGTCACCAAAGCAGTCCATTGAATACAAGGATGAAAAGAGGAGGTCATGTACTGCTGATGATATAAATGGCCGACATCATGCTGTTAATTGTTACAAGAA AAAGCGAGATGGCTACTCTGCTTCCCCAAAGATAAAGGAGGAGTGCAGGGCGGAATCACCACGACCGACAAAAGAACGTGAGGATAATGGTGGAATAGACCGTACTGATGCTGACAATGGCTACAATGA GAGGCGTGCAGGACCTGACTCTGCTTCACAGAAGAGAATGGAAAAGCCTCCCCAAGCAAAATCACAAAGCCAGTCGAAAGAATATGATAACGGTAAGAACAGATCCTATACCCATGATGATGGAAAGGAGTGCCGCGATGCTGATAATGTTTCCAAAGA GCGAAAGGACTACTCAGCTGCTGGAAAGAGAAAGGAAGAGCGCCAGGCAAGTTTACCAAGACAATCAAAGGAACATGATGAACATAAGAAGAGGGGATCCTATACTCGTGATGATAGAAATGACCTCCGTGATGCTGATAATGGTTCCAAAGA AAGGCGAAAGGACTACTCAGCTTCTGGAAAGAGAAAGGAAGAGCGCCAGGCAAGTTTACCAAGACAATCAAAGGAACATGAGGAGCATAAGAAGAGGGGATGCTATACTCGTGATGATAGAAATGACCTCTGTGATGCTGATAATGGTTCCAAAGA GCGAAAGGACTACTCAGCTGCTGGAAAGAGAAAGGAAGAGCGCCAGGCAAGTTTACCAAGACAATCAAAGGAACATGATGAGCATAAGAAGAGGGGATCCTATACTCCTGATGATAGAGATGACCCCCGTGATGCTGATAATGGTTCCAAAGA GCGAAATGATTACTCAGCTTCCCGAAAGAGAATGGAGGACTACAGAGCAAAATCATCAAGACAATCAAACGAACATGATGATGATAAGAAAAGGGGATCGTATACTCCCGATGATAGAAGCCACCGCTCCGATGCTGATAATCGTTCGAGAGA AAGGCGAGGTGACTTCTCAGCTTCCGGACAGAGAAAGGAAGAGTACCTGGGAAAATCACCAAGACAGTTAAAGGAACATGGTGACAATAAGAAGAGGGGGTCATATACGCCTGCTGATAGAAATGACCTCCGTGATGTTGATAATGGTTGCAATGA GAAGCTGGCAACAGATGACGGTAGCCGTAGCCCCTGCCCTGGCCGGAGGTCGCCGCGACCATCTTAG